The genomic DNA TTCTCCAGTAGGGCAGCCGGAAACGATAAAAATAGTGAGCAGTAAACAGGCTGCGTTTATTTCCGGGTTGCTCCGCATGATCCCTGACACTGCTGATATGGATATTGAAAAGACACCCGCCTCGAAACTGCTGGAAATTGTGGAGGCGGCGGCAGCTCAGAAGGGGATAGAACTCCCTCAGATCGATAAAAACACCTGGTCCCGTTATTTAGGTCGTAGGTGAACTCCCCTAGAAGGTAGGGGGAATTCCCCCAAAAGCCGCAAAAAGCTCCTCAATATGCCCTTGTACCGTAACAAACAAGGGCGTTTATTTATGAACAAATCCAATCAAACTACAGACCGTGTGATCCGTGAGGCGGAGTGTCGCCAAATCACCGGTCTTTGCCGCACTACCCGTTACACGATGGAGAAGGAGGGTGCATTCCCGGCTCGCCGTAAGCTCGGCGGTCGTGCGGTTGGCTGGTTGCTTTCCGAGGTTGCTGCTTGGCAGCAGAATTGCAACAAAGCGGCATGAGGGGAATGTATGGCGCATAAAACAAAGGCGACCATGCCGGGCCGCCAATGGGATCACTC from Trabulsiella odontotermitis includes the following:
- a CDS encoding helix-turn-helix transcriptional regulator; this translates as MNKSNQTTDRVIREAECRQITGLCRTTRYTMEKEGAFPARRKLGGRAVGWLLSEVAAWQQNCNKAA